DNA sequence from the Halorussus sp. MSC15.2 genome:
CTCTCACATCGAGGACCACACCAAAATCGAGACGCTCACCAAGTCCGCGCCCAAGGTGGACCGAACCGACGACGTTCGGGACGTCGCGCGTTCGCTCGTGGAAGGCGGTACCAAAGTCGCTCCCGTCTTCGAATCGGGGTCGCTCTGGGGAGTCGTCAGCGAGGACCTCATCCTCGAAGCGGTGCTCGAGCATCTCGACTCGCTGACCGTCGAGCAGATTTACACCGAGAACGTGATAACCATCGCCGAGGACGCGACGCTCGGGCAGGCCATCAATCGCCTGCGCGAACACGGCATCTCTCGACTCCCCGTCGTGGACGAGGACGGCTTCCTGACCGGCGTCGTCACCACGCACGACGTCGTGGAGTTCGCCACCCGGAACGTCCAGAAGACCACGCGCGGCGACCGGTCCGGCGAGGGTGACCGACTCCTGGACCTGCCGGTGTACGACGTGATGTCGAGTCCCGCCACGACCACGCAACTGGACGAGACCGTGCGCGCGGCCGTCGAACGCATGTTCGAGAACGACTACTCCGGACTCGTCGTCACGCCGGAGGACGACGACCGAGTCGTGGGCGGCGTCATCACCAAGACCGACGTGCTACGGGCGCTGTCGTACACCGAGGAGGAGGTGCTGGACGTCCAGATTACCAACGTGAACCTGCTCGACACGCTCAGCAGGGAGTCGATTCGGTCGTCCATCGAGGAGATAACCGAGAAGTACGGCAAGATGCAGGTGCGCCACGCCCACGTCCGGTTCCACGAACACAAGGAGCGACTCCGCGGCACACCGCTCATCCAGTGTAAGATTCGCCTCCGGACCAACCGCGGACAGGTCGCGGGGTCGGGCGAGGGATACGGGGCCGAGCAGGCGTTCAACGTCGCTCGCGACAAACTCGAACGCAACGTCCTCGAAGTGAAGGGCGTCGAGAGCGACCGCGAGTATCAGGGGCAACTCCTCCGGAAACTCGGCGAACTGTAGGCCTTCGAACGCTCGGTGAATCTCTCGCACTGAGGACCCGGCGAACGCCGACCGCGAACGTCGGCCGACGCTACTTCTCGGGTCGCGGTGCGGCCTTCTGGAGCGCGGTCTCGGCGATGTTTCCGCCGTAGTCCGCGCTCCGCGACAGCGAGTCCACGACGAGACTCAGGTACTGGGCGCGCTGGGCGTCCATCTCTCGGATGAGGTCGTCCACCGCGCGGGTGTGTTCGTCCACGCCGCGAACGCGCTCGCGGGCCTCGTTTCCGAGGCGCGTCGCCTCCTCTCCGTCCTCTTCGAGCAGCGCGTCCATCGCCATCTCGACGATGTTGGCGGCCTCCTCGTGGAGGTCTTCGAGTGCCTCGGCCACGTCGTCGGGAACCTCGTCGAGGTTGAGGCTCAACTGGCCGATTTTGGCCGCGTGGTCGGCGATGCGCTCCAACTGGCGGGCGCTGGAGTGGTAGTCGAAACACGTCTCGCGGGGCATGCCGATGTCGGCCGCGGTGCTGGGGTTGCGGAGCGCCGACCGGAACACCCGCGAAATCATGAACCAGAGTCGGTCCACGTCGTCGTCGCGTTCGATGACGTCCGTGGCGAGACTGTCGTCGTTTTCGACCAGTGCGGTGACCGCGTCCTGTAGCATCGTGGCCGAGACGAGTCGCATCCGGGTGATGGCGTTGTGAATCGAGAGTTCCGAGGAGTCGAGCAGGTCCTGCAGGACCACTCGGTCGGCCGTCTCTTCGATGACTTCGAGACCCACGAGACCCTGCGTGGCGTCTCGAACCGTCCGGCGCTGGTCTGGCGTCACGCGCGTCGCTTCGAGGTTGATGATGTCGAAACCGCTGACGTACAGCGTGAACACCGTCCGCATGAGTTCCGTCCCTTCGAGGTCGGTGATATCGACCGTCCCCTCGACGGTGTCTTGGGCCGAACGCGGCGAGAGCAGCAGCGAGTCACCTTCCGGGTGGAACTCGATGCGGTCGCCCGCTTCGATGCCGTTCTCCGTCGCCCATCCCTTCGGGATGGAGACCGTGAACGTGGAACCGCCCGTGACCTGGACCTTCCGGGTTTCCATATGTCGATAGCCGAACCGATACACAATAAATCTACTCAAATCTATATACAGGTCGGGCTATTAGACGATATTTCGTGACGGACGTGATTCGGTCTCGGTGCGAACTCGTTCTTCGGTCGTATCACATCGTCTCCTCTCGGCCTGAGGTGGCTAGTCGTGGGGTCTTGTGACAGAACCCGGTCGAACGACACCGGGTGTATGCATGGGTAAGTACGTCTATATAGATATAATAGAAGGGTATTTACTTCGCCTTGGGCAAGTCAATCGTAATGCGGGAAAAACCCTCTATCGACCGTCGAACCGTTCTGCTTGGAGGGGGTGGCGCTATCGCCTCACTGGCTGGATGTATCAGCACGAGTTCGACACCGCCCGGTAGCCGAGGGCGAGCGACGACGTCGGGGGAGACCGACGAGTCGTCCTCGGAGCAACTGAAAGCGGGCGGCTCCTCGACGGTGTACCCGATAACGAGCAAAGCCGCGTCGGTGTGGAACTCCAACCCACCCGCCGACGACGAGGAGTACTGGGGACCGAGCAAGTACGGTATCGAGACCGACGAACGACTGGCGACCTACTGGGCCGGGAAGTACGGGTTCGAGGCGTCCGGGTCCACCCCGCCGTTCAAGGTGAACGTCGGTCTGAGCCACTCGGGAACCGGTCTCGAAAAGCTCAAGAAGGGTCTCGTGGATATCGGCAACGCGAGCGCCCCTGTGAAGGCCGAACTCCCGGACCTGAGCCAGTCGGAGCTGGAGAAGTACACCGACCACGTCGTGGGCGTGGACGCCCAACCTATCGTGGTCAGCAAGGAGATTCGGGAGGCGGGCGTGGACAAACTGACCGCCGAGCAGGTCCGGGGGATATACACGGGTGAGATAGAGAACTGGTCGGAAATAGACGCCTACAGCGGCGAAGACAAAGAGATTCAGGCAATCGGTCGGGCCGAGGGGTCGGGGACCGACACCGCGTTCCGGGTGAACATGCTCGGCGGCCCCGACGCGAAGATGGCGGGCGTGGACGTGCGGAAGGGCCAGAACCAGCAGGTCAAGACCATCGTCGCGCGCTCGAACAACGCCATCGCGTACATGGCGCTGGCGTTCGTCACCAGCGAAGTCGCCGCCATC
Encoded proteins:
- a CDS encoding PstS family phosphate ABC transporter substrate-binding protein, with the protein product MREKPSIDRRTVLLGGGGAIASLAGCISTSSTPPGSRGRATTSGETDESSSEQLKAGGSSTVYPITSKAASVWNSNPPADDEEYWGPSKYGIETDERLATYWAGKYGFEASGSTPPFKVNVGLSHSGTGLEKLKKGLVDIGNASAPVKAELPDLSQSELEKYTDHVVGVDAQPIVVSKEIREAGVDKLTAEQVRGIYTGEIENWSEIDAYSGEDKEIQAIGRAEGSGTDTAFRVNMLGGPDAKMAGVDVRKGQNQQVKTIVARSNNAIAYMALAFVTSEVAAIKLEFDGKVYEPGKNLADENYPLSRDLHCYTYEGTSEKEAAFLRMLISDFGQQNFVKPSGYAMLTDKRRKNQLGKLPDAK
- a CDS encoding phosphate uptake regulator PhoU encodes the protein METRKVQVTGGSTFTVSIPKGWATENGIEAGDRIEFHPEGDSLLLSPRSAQDTVEGTVDITDLEGTELMRTVFTLYVSGFDIINLEATRVTPDQRRTVRDATQGLVGLEVIEETADRVVLQDLLDSSELSIHNAITRMRLVSATMLQDAVTALVENDDSLATDVIERDDDVDRLWFMISRVFRSALRNPSTAADIGMPRETCFDYHSSARQLERIADHAAKIGQLSLNLDEVPDDVAEALEDLHEEAANIVEMAMDALLEEDGEEATRLGNEARERVRGVDEHTRAVDDLIREMDAQRAQYLSLVVDSLSRSADYGGNIAETALQKAAPRPEK
- a CDS encoding CBS domain-containing protein; this encodes MDIADIATTDFTELDAASNVGKARSVFEDENPKGIIVTKSGEYEGVITQKQLLRSHIEDHTKIETLTKSAPKVDRTDDVRDVARSLVEGGTKVAPVFESGSLWGVVSEDLILEAVLEHLDSLTVEQIYTENVITIAEDATLGQAINRLREHGISRLPVVDEDGFLTGVVTTHDVVEFATRNVQKTTRGDRSGEGDRLLDLPVYDVMSSPATTTQLDETVRAAVERMFENDYSGLVVTPEDDDRVVGGVITKTDVLRALSYTEEEVLDVQITNVNLLDTLSRESIRSSIEEITEKYGKMQVRHAHVRFHEHKERLRGTPLIQCKIRLRTNRGQVAGSGEGYGAEQAFNVARDKLERNVLEVKGVESDREYQGQLLRKLGEL